A stretch of [Clostridium] innocuum DNA encodes these proteins:
- a CDS encoding TrkA family potassium uptake protein, with amino-acid sequence MKKISNRQYVVLGLGIFGSTVAKTLSSYNCEVIALDNDEKCVDRMADIVTQSMMCDITDINQLREAGVQDCDIAIVSMGSHLEESVMGIINLKELGVPYIVAKAKNKRYMQIFTELGANKVVRPEKEMGEQVAKGVLGKNIIDVVDLDKEYSIVEIPTPPQWVGKSLIELDLRRRFGINVVGIRSYLQEHLNVCPDAEYKIQKEDHLVVIADCKTLDRFDVLDQL; translated from the coding sequence ATGAAAAAGATTTCAAACAGACAGTATGTTGTACTCGGATTAGGAATTTTCGGTTCAACAGTAGCGAAGACATTGAGCAGCTATAATTGCGAGGTGATTGCTCTGGATAATGACGAAAAATGCGTAGATCGCATGGCGGATATTGTTACACAGAGTATGATGTGTGATATTACCGATATCAATCAGCTGCGCGAGGCGGGTGTACAGGATTGTGATATTGCGATTGTAAGTATGGGGAGCCACCTTGAGGAGAGTGTGATGGGCATTATCAATCTGAAGGAGCTGGGTGTTCCGTATATCGTGGCAAAGGCAAAAAACAAGCGCTATATGCAGATATTCACGGAGCTTGGAGCCAATAAGGTTGTGCGCCCGGAGAAGGAAATGGGCGAACAGGTTGCCAAGGGCGTATTAGGGAAAAATATTATCGATGTTGTGGATCTGGACAAGGAGTACAGTATCGTGGAAATACCTACGCCGCCGCAGTGGGTAGGAAAATCTCTGATTGAACTTGATCTGCGCCGAAGATTCGGTATCAATGTTGTGGGCATTCGTTCTTATTTGCAGGAGCATTTGAATGTGTGCCCGGATGCAGAGTATAAAATACAGAAGGAGGATCATCTGGTTGTGATTGCGGATTGCAAGACACTGGATCGATTCGACGTGCTGGATCAGCTGTAA
- a CDS encoding Na/Pi cotransporter family protein, whose translation MTFDSILKLFGGLALFLYGMHMMSSGLEGAAGDRMKTILERLTSNRFLGIIVGAAITAVIQSSSATTVMVVGFVNSQLMTLNQAVWIIMGANIGTTITGQLIALDASKIAPLVAIFGVVLVTFLKGKKVNAFGEIFAGLGILFIGMDMMKDAMVPLQQSEAFIHAMTTISNPVLAILLGAGFTALIQSSSASVGILQALAVSGLIPLSSAIYIIFGQNIGTCITSVLASLGANRNAKRATIIHLSFNIIGTIVFMAFAALVPFVSWMESVTSNPAAQIANTHTIFNIATTLLLIPFGSRLAKLAQVILPVKQEEIEDAGYNIPLTFVDEDNIGSVPIAISSLRKEAMAMLQLAETNLAESMDALCGNAFSLEKIKKREKRIDYINYEITNYMTLVSSLKMNESDSTTCNALYKCFSDIERIGDHAINIIQYSTDEDNKLSSSKYIEDELHQLASLLSKSFSLLSTYSLDSQDECFEKIERIEDRIDELTASYRQAQIERLMEKKVNVLDCVIYSEILTDVERVSDHIMNIIQEAKRCNFTLSDEAIQSDPALSAA comes from the coding sequence ATGACATTTGATAGTATTCTGAAATTATTCGGGGGTCTTGCCCTGTTCCTGTATGGTATGCATATGATGAGCTCCGGTCTGGAGGGGGCTGCGGGAGATCGTATGAAAACCATTCTGGAAAGACTGACCAGCAACCGTTTTCTGGGCATTATCGTGGGAGCGGCCATCACAGCAGTAATCCAGAGCTCTTCTGCCACTACCGTTATGGTTGTCGGCTTTGTGAATTCACAGCTGATGACATTGAATCAGGCAGTCTGGATCATCATGGGTGCCAATATCGGTACGACGATCACCGGACAGCTGATTGCCCTGGATGCATCCAAGATCGCACCGCTTGTGGCTATCTTCGGTGTTGTACTGGTCACGTTTCTCAAAGGCAAGAAGGTCAATGCCTTCGGCGAGATCTTTGCCGGTCTTGGTATCTTATTCATCGGTATGGATATGATGAAGGATGCCATGGTTCCGTTACAGCAAAGTGAGGCATTCATTCATGCCATGACAACAATTTCCAACCCTGTTCTGGCAATTCTGCTGGGCGCTGGCTTCACTGCTCTGATTCAGAGCTCCTCTGCTTCCGTCGGTATCCTGCAGGCACTGGCTGTCAGCGGTCTGATTCCGTTAAGCAGTGCCATCTATATCATTTTCGGACAGAATATCGGTACCTGCATCACATCGGTACTGGCATCACTTGGCGCCAATCGAAATGCCAAGCGGGCAACCATTATTCACCTGTCCTTTAACATTATCGGTACAATTGTCTTCATGGCGTTTGCGGCTCTTGTTCCGTTTGTATCCTGGATGGAAAGTGTTACCTCCAATCCGGCGGCACAGATTGCCAATACACATACGATATTCAATATCGCCACCACGCTGCTGCTGATACCGTTCGGTTCCCGTCTTGCCAAGCTTGCGCAGGTAATCCTTCCTGTGAAGCAGGAGGAAATTGAGGATGCAGGCTACAACATACCGCTCACCTTTGTAGATGAGGACAATATCGGTTCCGTGCCGATCGCCATTTCCTCTTTACGTAAGGAAGCAATGGCAATGCTCCAGCTGGCAGAAACAAATCTTGCAGAATCCATGGATGCCTTATGCGGGAATGCCTTCAGTCTGGAGAAAATTAAAAAGCGCGAGAAACGCATTGATTATATCAATTACGAAATCACCAATTATATGACGCTGGTCAGCTCTCTGAAAATGAATGAGTCTGATTCCACGACCTGCAACGCCTTATACAAATGCTTTTCCGACATCGAGCGGATCGGCGATCATGCAATCAATATCATACAGTATTCCACCGATGAGGATAATAAGCTTTCCAGCTCAAAATACATAGAGGATGAATTGCATCAGCTGGCTTCCCTTCTTTCCAAGAGCTTCTCACTGCTGTCAACCTACAGCCTGGATTCTCAGGATGAATGCTTTGAAAAAATCGAACGGATCGAGGATCGCATTGACGAGCTGACCGCAAGCTATCGACAGGCACAGATTGAGCGACTGATGGAGAAAAAGGTCAATGTCTTGGATTGTGTCATCTATTCTGAAATCCTTACAGATGTGGAGCGTGTATCCGATCATATCATGAACATCATTCAGGAAGCCAAGCGCTGTAACTTCACACTGAGTGATGAGGCTATACAAAGCGACCCTGCCCTGTCTGCAGCCTGA
- a CDS encoding Na/Pi cotransporter family protein has protein sequence MTIQNVLSLLGGLALFLYGMHMMSVGLETAAGDRMKAILEKLTSNRLLGVAVGAGITAVIQSSSATTVMVVGFVNSGLMTLNQAVWIIMGANIGTTITGQLIALDASRIAPLVAIIGVVMVTFLKGKRINSIGDILAGLGILFIGMDMMSNSMTPLQDSPVFLNAMTSISNPLLAIALGAGFTALIQSSSASVGILQALALSGLIPLSSSIYIIFGQNIGTCITAVLASLSANRNAKRTTIIHLSFNIIGTMLFFCFIHIFPFVDWMCEITANPAAQIANTHTIFNIVTTLILLPFGNRLAHLAQLLMPIRKEEYQRDEANLPLAFVDVNNIGSVPIAISSLRKEALAMLKMAQTNLIEALHGVCQEACSIQDIEKREKRIDSINYQISDYMTSVSTLPMNPTASNTINALFKCYADIERIGDHAINILQYTKNEKERLQDVGVIREELKQLEELLDKSFQLLYTNRLESQDESLLKIERIEARIDELTAEFRNRQIERMVHKQIHARDCVIYSEIMTDIERVSDHIINIIEECRRCSFTLNDEELKDMPLIQECAA, from the coding sequence ATGACCATTCAAAATGTATTATCTCTGTTGGGAGGTCTGGCACTGTTCCTATATGGAATGCATATGATGAGTGTCGGTCTGGAAACGGCTGCCGGGGACCGCATGAAAGCCATTCTGGAAAAGCTGACCAGCAACCGCCTGCTCGGTGTTGCCGTAGGAGCCGGCATCACTGCCGTTATCCAAAGCTCCTCTGCCACAACCGTTATGGTTGTCGGCTTTGTGAACAGCGGACTGATGACGCTGAATCAGGCAGTCTGGATTATTATGGGGGCCAATATCGGCACGACGATTACCGGGCAGCTGATTGCCCTGGATGCCTCCCGCATTGCCCCGCTGGTTGCCATCATCGGTGTTGTCATGGTGACCTTCCTGAAAGGAAAGCGCATCAATTCCATTGGAGACATTCTCGCAGGGCTTGGAATATTGTTTATCGGTATGGATATGATGTCCAATTCCATGACACCGCTGCAGGACTCTCCTGTATTCCTGAATGCCATGACCTCCATTTCCAATCCGCTGCTTGCGATTGCTCTGGGAGCCGGCTTTACTGCACTGATTCAAAGCTCCTCCGCATCCGTTGGAATATTACAGGCTCTGGCTTTGAGCGGACTGATTCCACTGTCCAGCTCGATTTATATCATCTTCGGACAGAATATCGGTACCTGCATTACCGCCGTGCTGGCATCCCTGAGTGCGAACCGAAATGCCAAGCGGACAACCATTATTCACTTATCCTTTAATATTATCGGAACCATGCTGTTCTTCTGCTTTATCCATATCTTTCCGTTTGTGGACTGGATGTGTGAAATCACTGCAAACCCGGCGGCACAGATCGCCAATACCCATACGATTTTCAATATCGTAACAACCCTGATTCTATTGCCGTTTGGAAACCGTCTGGCTCATCTCGCACAGCTGCTGATGCCGATACGCAAAGAAGAGTATCAAAGGGATGAAGCAAATCTGCCGCTTGCCTTTGTTGATGTCAATAATATTGGCAGTGTTCCGATTGCCATCTCCTCCCTGCGCAAGGAAGCGCTGGCGATGCTGAAAATGGCACAGACCAATTTGATCGAAGCACTGCACGGCGTTTGTCAAGAAGCATGTAGCATACAGGATATCGAAAAGCGTGAAAAGCGGATCGATTCCATCAATTATCAGATTTCCGATTATATGACCTCTGTATCCACCCTGCCTATGAATCCCACTGCATCCAATACAATCAATGCACTGTTTAAATGCTATGCGGATATCGAACGCATAGGAGATCATGCAATCAATATTCTGCAATACACCAAAAATGAAAAGGAGCGTCTGCAGGATGTCGGTGTGATTCGTGAGGAGCTGAAGCAGCTGGAGGAGCTGCTGGATAAAAGCTTCCAGCTGTTGTATACCAACCGTTTGGAATCACAGGATGAAAGTCTTTTGAAAATAGAACGCATAGAGGCCCGTATTGATGAATTAACGGCAGAATTCAGAAACCGGCAGATCGAACGCATGGTGCATAAGCAGATACATGCGAGAGATTGTGTTATCTACTCGGAAATCATGACAGATATCGAACGTGTCAGCGACCATATCATAAATATTATTGAAGAATGCCGCCGCTGCAGCTTTACCTTGAATGACGAGGAATTAAAGGATATGCCGCTGATTCAGGAATGTGCTGCATAA
- a CDS encoding glutamine synthetase type III produces the protein MAEKHPFDDFGINLFSECVMKECLPHPIYKKWKTATRKEDALDRPTADAIAHAMKTWAMDRGATHFTHWFQPLTGSTAEKHDSFIEPGDHDQPISRFSGKSLIKGEGDASSFPSGGLRATFEARGYTYWDCTSPAFLRDNVLCIPTIFVSYNGETLDKKAPLLKSAEAISKQATRIVNLFKDKDIKHVNAMVGLEQEYFLIDKRMYLERKDLVHTGRTLFGSMPPKSMDIRGHYFGSIPSRVQAFMTEVDEELWKLGIYAKTEHNEVAPCQFEIAPLFIDANVAVDQNLIIMDVLKKKADKHGMACLLHEKPFQGVNGSGKHNNWSLVTDDGQNLLEPGDRPHENIRFLLFVCAIIEAVDTYPELLRMAASCYGNDYRLGADEAPPAVVSICMGDELEIILEKLRNGEHEIKPDVETQPYAIANLSYVPKDTSDRNRTSPFAFTGNKFEFRMVGSSRSASTTNIILNSIVADSLRSIADTLQQYKYIDDIRKKSLDICRDILRKHSRILFSKDGYSEEWLQEAQERGLPNIKHYVDSIYSMLDDKAVEMFERNKVYDRLELEARVDILTEEYRKSVKAEVLTLLDISKKDILPALVREIKFYTDAQNSLGTENSYYQRKIKHLCDLLATFDERYHDLKKHMIERQQYPDNMEKAQYLNQVIVPKMEELRAVIDAIEEAVSSDNYPFPTYDDMFISMQ, from the coding sequence ATGGCAGAAAAACACCCTTTTGATGATTTTGGAATCAATCTCTTTAGTGAATGTGTGATGAAGGAATGTCTCCCTCATCCGATTTATAAAAAATGGAAAACCGCAACCCGCAAGGAGGATGCGCTGGATCGTCCGACGGCAGATGCGATTGCGCATGCAATGAAGACATGGGCAATGGACAGGGGAGCGACGCATTTTACGCACTGGTTCCAGCCGCTGACCGGCTCCACTGCCGAAAAGCATGACAGCTTTATCGAGCCCGGGGATCACGATCAGCCGATTTCCAGATTCAGCGGGAAGTCCCTGATCAAGGGCGAGGGGGATGCCTCCTCTTTTCCAAGCGGCGGTTTACGGGCAACCTTTGAGGCACGCGGGTATACGTATTGGGATTGTACCTCCCCGGCCTTTCTGCGGGATAACGTTCTCTGTATCCCTACCATCTTTGTTTCATACAACGGAGAAACCCTGGATAAAAAGGCACCTCTTTTAAAATCAGCGGAAGCGATCAGCAAGCAGGCCACCCGCATTGTCAATCTGTTTAAAGATAAGGATATCAAGCATGTCAATGCCATGGTCGGTCTGGAGCAGGAATACTTTTTGATTGATAAAAGGATGTATCTGGAGCGTAAGGATCTGGTGCATACCGGACGCACGCTGTTTGGTTCCATGCCGCCAAAGAGCATGGATATTCGCGGTCATTACTTTGGAAGCATCCCTTCCCGTGTACAGGCCTTCATGACAGAGGTGGATGAGGAGCTGTGGAAGCTTGGAATCTATGCAAAGACCGAGCACAACGAGGTAGCTCCCTGTCAGTTTGAAATCGCACCGCTGTTTATCGATGCCAATGTTGCGGTGGATCAAAATCTGATCATCATGGATGTGTTGAAGAAAAAGGCAGATAAGCACGGTATGGCATGCCTGCTTCATGAGAAACCGTTTCAGGGCGTGAACGGAAGCGGAAAGCACAACAACTGGTCACTGGTTACCGATGATGGACAGAATCTTCTGGAGCCGGGGGATCGCCCGCATGAAAACATTCGTTTCCTGCTGTTTGTCTGTGCAATCATCGAGGCTGTGGATACATATCCGGAGCTGCTTCGTATGGCGGCAAGCTGCTATGGGAATGATTACCGGCTGGGAGCTGATGAAGCACCGCCTGCTGTTGTTTCCATCTGTATGGGTGATGAGCTGGAAATCATTCTGGAAAAGCTGCGTAACGGTGAACATGAAATCAAACCGGATGTGGAGACACAGCCATATGCGATTGCGAATCTGTCGTATGTACCAAAGGATACCAGTGACCGAAACCGCACCTCTCCCTTCGCCTTTACCGGTAATAAATTTGAATTTCGTATGGTAGGAAGCAGTCGCAGTGCATCAACGACAAACATTATCTTGAATTCCATTGTTGCGGATTCACTGCGCAGTATCGCCGACACTTTGCAGCAGTATAAATACATTGACGATATCCGCAAGAAGTCTCTGGACATCTGCCGTGATATTCTGCGCAAGCATTCCCGTATTCTCTTTTCCAAGGATGGCTACAGTGAGGAATGGCTTCAGGAGGCACAGGAACGCGGATTGCCGAACATTAAGCATTATGTGGACAGCATCTATTCCATGCTGGATGACAAGGCAGTGGAAATGTTTGAGCGAAACAAGGTATATGACCGGCTGGAGCTGGAGGCCCGCGTTGATATTCTGACAGAGGAATACCGTAAATCCGTCAAAGCGGAGGTGCTGACGCTGCTGGATATCAGTAAAAAGGATATCCTCCCTGCTCTCGTTCGTGAAATCAAATTTTATACAGATGCACAGAATTCTCTTGGTACAGAGAACAGCTATTATCAGCGGAAAATCAAGCATTTGTGTGATCTGTTAGCCACCTTTGATGAACGCTATCATGATTTGAAGAAGCATATGATTGAGCGTCAGCAGTATCCGGATAATATGGAAAAGGCACAGTATCTCAATCAGGTGATTGTTCCGAAAATGGAGGAGCTGCGCGCAGTGATTGATGCGATTGAGGAAGCGGTATCCTCGGATAATTACCCGTTTCCAACCTATGATGATATGTTTATCTCCATGCAATAG
- a CDS encoding rubrerythrin family protein encodes MNLKGTKTEKNLNEAFAGESMARNKYTYYASKAKKDGYVQISNIFEQTANNEKEHAKLWFKLLHDGMPDTVTNLKDAAAGENFEWTDMYARMAKEAREEGFDDIADTMEGVLAIEKTHEQRYVALLNNIEDGTVFEKAEETLWECLNCGHLHTGKTAPEVCPVCNHPRSYFEVRKENY; translated from the coding sequence ATGAACTTAAAAGGAACAAAGACAGAAAAGAACCTGAATGAGGCATTTGCCGGAGAATCCATGGCAAGAAACAAGTATACGTATTATGCTTCCAAGGCGAAGAAAGACGGTTATGTTCAAATTTCCAATATTTTCGAACAGACAGCAAACAATGAAAAGGAGCATGCAAAATTGTGGTTTAAGCTGCTGCATGACGGTATGCCGGATACGGTTACCAATCTGAAGGATGCTGCTGCCGGTGAAAACTTCGAGTGGACAGACATGTATGCACGTATGGCAAAGGAAGCACGCGAGGAAGGCTTTGATGACATCGCTGATACGATGGAAGGTGTTCTGGCTATTGAGAAAACACATGAACAGCGCTATGTTGCTCTGCTGAACAATATTGAGGATGGTACTGTGTTTGAAAAAGCAGAGGAAACCCTGTGGGAATGTCTGAACTGCGGACACCTGCACACTGGAAAAACGGCTCCAGAGGTATGTCCGGTATGCAATCACCCGCGTTCTTACTTCGAGGTTCGCAAAGAGAATTACTAA
- the nadE gene encoding NAD(+) synthase, which translates to MKVAVVTMHVKQGKCEENVSYMKQMIQKAREEQADMIVFPQNAVSGYLLGDQWLDDDWCRYVDSFNEALLAESEDIAIVWGNIRYRNRRRFNAAFFAYRKQTHMRVKRNTPYMDDARYFEENPINSAIEFKGHVFALNFGREVQLTDININLDAAMYELDQTYSLKGNVIYANALGMQNSGKDVVVMAGGSGVRMQKKTIYQAAWFHEEMQIVDLAETREVESTQPQLLDALLLGIRDFDAQIFNRAIPWIVGMSGGLDSSVTAALLVAALGPKRVYGYNIATRHNSTTTISNAAAEAKALGIAYQEGNMETLVQASVELFHKEYGYAVEAMPSLVMENVQARSRGYLLSGFAGILGGVVVNNGNKVETALGYCTLYGDSIGALSLIGDLTKVQLFDLSKALNAHFGKEVVPLNLLPCVHEHGVDWTMPPSAELKDAQFDPMKWFYHDYLIEHLGTDLSLRSFMESYADGSIWKQDIARWMKYYHLDDPDAFLKDLEWLLTTRAKNAFKRLQLPPLLSVHKRTLANTREAQMREDRYVFEELKQRILND; encoded by the coding sequence CAGGGAAAATGTGAGGAAAACGTTTCCTATATGAAACAGATGATTCAGAAGGCCAGAGAGGAACAGGCGGATATGATCGTATTTCCGCAGAATGCCGTCAGCGGATATCTGCTCGGTGATCAGTGGCTGGATGATGACTGGTGCCGCTATGTGGACAGCTTCAATGAAGCACTGCTTGCGGAAAGTGAGGATATTGCCATTGTCTGGGGAAATATCCGCTATCGCAATCGCAGAAGATTCAATGCGGCATTTTTTGCGTATCGCAAGCAGACGCATATGCGGGTTAAGCGGAATACGCCCTATATGGATGATGCGCGCTATTTCGAGGAAAACCCGATCAACAGCGCCATTGAATTTAAGGGACACGTCTTTGCATTGAATTTTGGACGTGAGGTTCAGTTAACAGATATCAATATCAATCTGGATGCCGCAATGTACGAGCTTGATCAGACATACAGCTTAAAGGGCAATGTCATTTATGCCAATGCCCTCGGTATGCAGAACAGTGGCAAGGATGTTGTGGTCATGGCCGGAGGCAGCGGTGTCCGCATGCAGAAGAAAACCATTTATCAGGCTGCTTGGTTTCATGAGGAAATGCAGATTGTAGATCTTGCGGAAACAAGGGAAGTGGAATCCACACAGCCGCAGCTGCTGGATGCGCTGCTTCTGGGAATCCGGGATTTTGATGCGCAGATATTTAATCGTGCAATTCCCTGGATCGTCGGTATGAGCGGTGGGTTGGACAGCAGTGTGACGGCTGCACTACTGGTTGCCGCCCTGGGGCCAAAACGTGTTTACGGCTATAACATAGCAACACGCCACAACAGTACGACGACCATTTCCAATGCTGCTGCGGAGGCGAAGGCTCTGGGCATTGCATATCAGGAGGGAAACATGGAAACACTCGTGCAGGCAAGTGTTGAGCTGTTTCATAAGGAATACGGCTACGCGGTGGAAGCAATGCCTTCGCTGGTAATGGAAAATGTACAGGCACGCTCCCGCGGTTATCTGTTAAGCGGCTTTGCAGGTATTCTTGGCGGTGTTGTTGTGAATAATGGGAATAAGGTGGAAACCGCTCTGGGCTATTGTACCCTCTACGGGGACAGCATCGGGGCATTGTCGCTCATCGGTGATTTGACCAAGGTGCAGCTGTTTGATTTGTCAAAAGCATTGAATGCGCACTTCGGCAAAGAGGTGGTGCCGCTGAATCTGCTGCCGTGCGTGCATGAGCATGGGGTGGATTGGACAATGCCGCCGAGTGCGGAATTGAAGGATGCACAGTTTGATCCGATGAAATGGTTCTATCATGATTATCTCATCGAGCATCTGGGTACAGACCTCAGCCTTCGCTCATTTATGGAGAGCTATGCAGACGGCAGTATCTGGAAGCAGGACATTGCACGCTGGATGAAATATTATCATCTCGATGACCCGGATGCCTTTTTAAAGGATTTGGAGTGGCTGCTGACCACCAGGGCAAAAAACGCTTTCAAGCGTCTTCAGCTGCCACCGCTGTTAAGCGTGCATAAACGAACACTGGCCAATACGAGGGAAGCGCAGATGCGTGAGGACCGCTATGTGTTTGAAGAGCTGAAGCAGAGGATCCTGAATGACTAA
- a CDS encoding TrkH family potassium uptake protein produces MTNFIHSVLGFKKLSPAQKIASSFLLVILSGTLLLMLPISNKNFQFLNWLDALFTATSATCVTGLSVFTVADQLNWFGQLILLLLIQVGGLGLMTFMAVFILIVKNRLSMNEKIAMKEMLNQERVVNMRKFLLDILYYTLFFEAVGAILISFRMIPRFGLVDGSFKAVFLAVSAFCNAGFDTLGSVSLQEYVHDPLMCLTIMALIVLGGLGFAVWFDIRDKVGPLLHRRITFKKFRHSLSLHTKIVLSVSLFLIIIPGLLIMLVEFTNSRTLGDFNIFEKLMTAMFESIALRTAGFTTINYAGLKPATDLLMMVVMFIGGSPGGTAGGIKTTTIAVLVIYIISSLKGREHTVVLHRKIGRGIIIRAMGIFFINLVVLFTGIFLLNIVEQKPFLSLSFEAVSAMATVGSSLGITTSLGVGGKLIIIFLMYVGRIGISTLILSLTRNKPNRNSANKVSFPNGNIIVG; encoded by the coding sequence ATGACAAATTTTATTCATTCGGTGCTGGGATTCAAAAAACTATCTCCTGCACAGAAGATTGCATCGAGCTTCCTGCTTGTGATTCTCAGCGGAACACTGCTGCTGATGCTGCCGATTTCCAATAAGAATTTTCAGTTTTTGAACTGGCTGGATGCTTTGTTTACGGCAACCAGTGCTACCTGCGTAACCGGATTAAGTGTATTTACGGTTGCTGATCAGCTTAACTGGTTTGGTCAGCTGATTCTGCTTCTGCTGATTCAGGTAGGCGGTCTTGGACTGATGACATTCATGGCGGTCTTTATTCTGATTGTGAAAAACCGTCTCTCTATGAATGAGAAAATCGCTATGAAGGAAATGCTGAATCAGGAAAGGGTCGTAAATATGCGGAAGTTTCTGCTGGACATCCTGTACTATACCTTGTTTTTTGAGGCTGTGGGTGCGATTCTGATATCGTTTCGCATGATACCGCGCTTCGGACTTGTGGATGGCAGCTTTAAAGCGGTATTTCTGGCTGTTTCAGCTTTCTGTAACGCCGGGTTCGATACGCTTGGATCGGTGAGTCTTCAGGAATATGTGCATGATCCGCTGATGTGTCTGACAATTATGGCGCTGATTGTACTGGGTGGTCTGGGTTTTGCTGTCTGGTTTGATATTCGGGATAAGGTGGGACCGCTGCTGCATCGTCGGATCACATTCAAGAAGTTCAGACATTCTCTGTCTCTGCATACCAAAATCGTATTGAGTGTCAGTCTGTTTCTGATTATCATACCCGGACTGCTGATTATGCTGGTGGAGTTCACAAATTCCAGAACGCTGGGAGATTTCAATATATTCGAGAAGCTGATGACTGCAATGTTTGAATCCATAGCACTTCGAACGGCAGGCTTTACAACGATTAACTATGCTGGCTTGAAGCCTGCAACCGATTTGCTAATGATGGTTGTCATGTTTATCGGTGGTTCTCCGGGAGGTACGGCCGGCGGTATCAAAACGACGACGATTGCGGTGCTTGTCATCTATATTATCTCCTCTTTGAAGGGGAGGGAGCACACCGTTGTTCTTCACAGGAAAATCGGAAGAGGAATCATCATTCGTGCGATGGGAATTTTCTTCATCAATCTGGTTGTGTTGTTTACCGGGATTTTCCTGTTGAATATCGTTGAGCAAAAGCCGTTTTTGAGTCTTTCCTTTGAAGCGGTGAGCGCAATGGCGACCGTAGGCTCCAGTCTTGGAATCACTACCTCTCTTGGTGTGGGAGGCAAGCTGATCATCATCTTCCTCATGTATGTCGGACGTATCGGTATTTCCACACTGATATTGTCATTGACACGTAATAAGCCAAATAGAAATTCAGCCAATAAGGTATCATTCCCAAATGGAAACATAATTGTGGGATAA
- a CDS encoding AI-2E family transporter, which yields MKFRLTEDMRKKIWLYVIVIAIGISIYFAFDKIDFIIRSLRRVCSLTTPFILGFAIAFLLNKPMELIEVKLLGRLRMKPQHKRSIAAVLAVLLGIIIVCAFLALLLPQLFDSIFSLVKAFPGYVEDFQKFALDFVEKYAIDTQQVTNYITDTDFFEKLTGFVTDALPQMAKATYAFGSTLLNILLSIMAGLYMLIDKERLSGYAKKINYALFPKEISEYLHRMVLASGDIFNNFIVGKAIDSLIIGILCYIGSLIFQFPYALLLSVIVGVTNMIPVFGPFIGAVPGIVILFIIHPITALYFALFVFALQQFDGNILGPLILGDKLGLPSIGILFSVCVGGGLFGIIGMFIGVPCFAVIYMAVKEFVNYRLKKKEIDLESISREMKKEALEIEERMEQLEE from the coding sequence ATGAAATTTAGATTAACCGAGGACATGAGAAAGAAAATATGGCTGTATGTGATTGTGATCGCCATAGGAATCAGCATATATTTCGCTTTCGATAAAATTGATTTCATCATTCGCTCACTCAGACGCGTCTGTTCTCTGACAACACCGTTTATCCTTGGATTTGCGATAGCATTTCTGTTAAATAAACCGATGGAGCTGATTGAAGTAAAGCTGCTTGGAAGGCTCCGCATGAAGCCGCAGCATAAACGAAGCATTGCCGCCGTACTGGCAGTTCTGCTTGGAATCATCATTGTATGTGCCTTTCTGGCACTGCTGCTGCCGCAGCTGTTTGACAGCATCTTTTCCCTGGTGAAGGCATTTCCGGGCTATGTGGAGGATTTCCAGAAATTTGCATTGGATTTTGTTGAAAAGTATGCCATTGATACCCAGCAGGTCACCAATTACATTACGGATACCGATTTCTTTGAAAAGCTTACCGGCTTTGTAACGGATGCACTACCGCAGATGGCAAAGGCCACCTATGCCTTTGGAAGCACACTGCTGAACATCCTGCTGAGTATTATGGCTGGTCTGTATATGCTGATCGACAAGGAACGTCTGTCCGGCTATGCAAAAAAAATCAACTATGCACTGTTTCCGAAGGAAATCAGCGAGTATCTGCATCGTATGGTACTGGCAAGCGGTGATATCTTCAATAACTTTATCGTGGGAAAGGCGATCGATTCCCTGATCATCGGAATCCTCTGCTATATCGGATCTCTGATTTTTCAGTTTCCGTATGCACTGCTGTTATCGGTGATCGTCGGTGTTACCAATATGATTCCGGTATTCGGACCGTTTATCGGTGCTGTACCGGGGATTGTAATTCTCTTCATCATACATCCGATTACCGCATTATACTTTGCACTCTTTGTCTTCGCCCTGCAGCAGTTTGACGGCAATATTCTGGGACCGCTGATTCTGGGGGATAAGCTGGGACTGCCTAGTATCGGTATTCTGTTCTCCGTCTGTGTAGGGGGCGGACTGTTCGGTATCATCGGTATGTTTATCGGTGTACCATGCTTTGCTGTGATTTATATGGCGGTGAAGGAATTTGTAAATTACCGTTTAAAGAAAAAAGAAATTGATCTGGAGAGTATTTCCAGAGAAATGAAGAAGGAAGCGCTGGAGATTGAAGAGCGTATGGAGCAATTGGAAGAATAA